From the Pseudodesulfovibrio indicus genome, the window ATTGTCGGACGAAGCCAAGCTCAACAGCTTCTGGATTTTCTTGATGATATGGGAGTGGTCCACGGCACTACTCCTCGTCCAGGAACACGATGAGGCCCTGGGCAATCCAGGCTTCGGGTACGAACGCCTCATGCGTATGGCCGCAGTGCGGGCAGCGCAGGTTGAGGCGCAGCCACCAGGCGTCCTGGTCGCCGGGTAGAGACCACGGTCCGAGCATGGTGTCCCTGGCCTTGACGCGCCGGTCTATCCGGGCCGTGGCTCCGGCTATGAACAGGCCGCATCGGTCCTCAGGAGCGTCCTGGCGAAGCGTGATCTGCTTGCCGGGGTAGTCCTTCTTGAAGCGCGGTGCATCAGCCATGGACCTGCTCCTTCCGTATGCGCAGCATCCGGTCCGGCTCCACTCCCTCGGGCAGGGCGCAGGGGCCGAGCTCGCAGCCCATGCAGAACACACCATCGATGTCGCGCAGCTCGCGGGCGATGGCCGCCCCGGAGCCCTTGCACTTGTACCCGGCGGGCATCCACAGCGGCAGCGGCTGGGAGCCGCTCAACTTGGGTTTGTCCTCTTCGCGGAGGTACAATTCCTTGCGTATCTTCATGCTCCCTCCTACCTGTCCGGGGTGCCGTATGCGTTACTCAGGAGCCAGGCGGGGATGTCGACATCAAGGACATCCCCCCGCACCACACCGTCCGGGAACTTGACCTGGCTGCGGGGCAGCCAGGTCTTGATGCCGGGATTTTCAATGCGGACGAGGACCGCCTCGGTGGTCGTGGCCATGACCTCGACGCGCCGGGTGCGGAGTTCGACAGGCTCGGCAGACCGTCCCGTGAGTATGGCTTCGTTCTGCGCCACCAGCCGGTCCATGACCTCGCACTGGACCTTGGTCAAACCGCCATCCTCGCGGGCGTTGGTCAGCAGCTTGACAAACTCCTTGGTGTTCCGCTGAAGGCGCATGACCTGAGCCTCAGCGCCTCTCAGCGGTTTGCAGCGCGCGCAATCGCTCATGACTCACCCCCGACGTTCTCGTCGTTCGGCTCCAGGAAGAACTCGTCCGAGACTACCCGGCGCATGCCAACGGATTGCAGCTTGGCGTCGGTCCAGTCCCGCATGACGGTCTTGTCCACGGACTCTTTCGTCTTGATGGCTTCCATGATATTCAGCTCGCGGAGTCGCTCCAGGACATCGGACAGGTTCATCTTCGCAATGGTGAGCAGCTTGGTAGCCTTGCGCCAGCCGAATACGCCATACGGCGTTTCCAGGCTCTTGCGCCCCTTGAACAACTGATCCTTGTTCAGGGTCGCATAGGTGCACACGGCGTCGCCCAGCTCCTTGATGGTGGCCTTGAGCGGCTCCATTTCGTTCACCGCGTTGGTCTTGATGGTGTCGATGTTCTCCTGGGCGTCCAGTTCGATCGCCTTGATTTTCCGGGTCAGTCGGGCCAGCGAGAGCATGGCCTCCTCTGCCTGGTTGGCCGTGGTGATGACCAGGGTGTTGGGTTTGGTTCTAGCCATGAATTCCTCCTGCAATCTGTTCGGTTTCAAGCTTGGCAACGTCCTTGCTAACTTCAAGGATCAGGTTGCAGATGCCGTTTGCCCTTTCAACGGACACGGCCGCCATGTCTCGCTGGATCAGTCCTTTCAGCTCCAGGGCCTGGCGGGCGAGACTGTGACTGATGGAACCGTTAGGCATGCTCCAGGCCCGGTTGCCGGTCTGTCGCCGGGTCTCGTTTTCAGGGACGATTTCGAGTTTCATGATCCGGCCTCCTAAACTTGGTTAACGATTTCGGGGGTGACCTGCGGGGAGCCCACGTTGGCGGCCAGGTTCATGGCGGCCACCACAAGGTTGCCCACGGCCAGGGGATAGACCAGGGACACCGAGTCGTTGACGCCCGAGCGGCTGGTAGCGCCGGTCAGATTGGAGCGCAGCGCCTCGATGGCGTCGGCGGTGATGATCTTTTCCGCGTCGGCCTCGACGCGGGCAAAGCGGAACTTGATGTACTCGGGCAAGGAACCGTTCATGGGGCGCAGTTCTATCTTCTCGCAGCGCTGGACCACCTCGCGGACCTGGGCGTTGCTTTCCGACAGCTTGTGCTTCAGTTCGGGCTGGCCGAGCAGGATGATGGACAGGAGCTTGCGGAAGCCGTCCTCCAGCTCCAGGAACCTCTTGAGGTGCTTGAGCGTGGTGATGGGCAACCCGTGCGCCTCCTCAATGATCAGGCAATGGGAGGCCCCGGCGTTGGCGGAGTCGCGCAGGACGCGGTGCAGTTGGCGGAACCGGGCCTCGGGCGAAGACTTGAGCGCCTCGGACGGGGCCACGGTGGCCAGGACCGCCTCTGCCAGATGTTGCGCCTTGAGCGTCTTGCCGGTCTTGTCGTTGTCCTCCATGGCCAGGACATACGGTTCGATGATGTGGACGGCTTGCTTCTCGCGGTTGATGCGGTCCACCAGCTCCTTGCGCAGCGTGGACTTGCCGGACCCGGACTCGCCGATAACGGCAATGAATCCACCCTTACGGGCGGTGAGGAACATGGCCTCGCGGACATACCGGATGTCTGCCGAGAGGAACACTTCCTCGGGGCCGGTGACCTCACCGAACGGGTTGCGGACCAATCCGAAATGACGCTTGGTCTCCGGGAACAGTTCCTGTCTGGCTAACAACATAGGGGTCTCCTCCTGGGTTGTGGCGACGGCAGCCGCCGGTTTGCTTTTGCGCGTGGACGGGGAGCGGAACAGGGCCGAGACCCGGTTGCTGCCGACTCCGGCATCCCGCAGTTGCTTGCGGATGTTCGACTGGAGTTCCTTGCGGTCCAGGCTCTTGGGCCAGTTGTCGCGGTTGACGATCTCGTTGACCGTGGCCGGGCTGAGGGCCAATCCTCGGGCCAGAGCGCGCTGCGAGAGGCCAACCTCCTTCATCAAATATTTCAGCAGGCTCATGATCTCCCCCCGTTGGCCACCAGCTTGAGCGGCGCGGGCGTAACGTCCCGCTTGGCGAACCGGGCCTCGATGGACTCCATTTCGTCCACGGGGACGCCGTCCGGGTAGCGTTGCGTGAGCCATGCGTAGGACTCGCCGGACCACTGGTCGCCCAGGCGGGCGCGCAGCTGCATGGCGGCCTCCACGACGGTCAGCGGCGGCAACTCCCGGCGGCTCGCGTCCAGGCCGAGATCGCGGCCCCGCTTGGGCAGGTATTCGGGGGCGGGCTTGATGTCGGCCATGACGTCCACGCCCTGGGGGGCGCGGGGGTGCTTGGCGTCCGTGCCTGCCGCTTCGTCGATGGCCTTGACGTGCCGGTCCGCAATGGTGTCCGGCTGAGCCTGGTAGTCCTGCCCGAACACCGGGCCGTCTTCCCAAAAGCCGACATCGTTCTTGCGCACCGGCTCCACGGTCCAAACCGGGTCTTCGGGCAGGGACGGATCGGGCACAACTACGTCCACCGCAGGAGCGCGATAGGGGTTAACCACCACCTGTACTCGCATGCTCGGCACCACCGGCAACATGCGCAGGTCGTACTCGTTTTTCCCGAAGCCTTTAACCGCGTGGGTTATGGTCAGGGAGTCGGTCACCTTGGCGGGGACGGGCTTGGTCGTGACCAGCTCCCGGCACAGCTCCAGGGCCGGGGCCAGTCGCAACTGCGCCTCGGTGATGGTCAGCCAGACATCGTTGCGCGACTTGCCGGTCCTGGTGTGGATCGCGCGGGCGTTGAAGTGCTGCGCCCAACGGTTTGCCGCATCCTGCAACTCGGCAACGTCCTGGACGCGGAGGAAGGTGAGCCGGGATTCGAACTTGGTTTCAACGATGTTGTTGCCGCATTCGACGGACCCCTTGGCGCGCGGATTGCCCGCCTGGTGGGTGTCCCATTTCACGCCCAGCCTCTCCAGCAGGTTGGTGAATAGGTGGGCCGTGTTCGCGCTGCCCTTGTCCATGATCAGCATGTCCGGCACCCCG encodes:
- a CDS encoding AAA family ATPase, producing MSLLKYLMKEVGLSQRALARGLALSPATVNEIVNRDNWPKSLDRKELQSNIRKQLRDAGVGSNRVSALFRSPSTRKSKPAAAVATTQEETPMLLARQELFPETKRHFGLVRNPFGEVTGPEEVFLSADIRYVREAMFLTARKGGFIAVIGESGSGKSTLRKELVDRINREKQAVHIIEPYVLAMEDNDKTGKTLKAQHLAEAVLATVAPSEALKSSPEARFRQLHRVLRDSANAGASHCLIIEEAHGLPITTLKHLKRFLELEDGFRKLLSIILLGQPELKHKLSESNAQVREVVQRCEKIELRPMNGSLPEYIKFRFARVEADAEKIITADAIEALRSNLTGATSRSGVNDSVSLVYPLAVGNLVVAAMNLAANVGSPQVTPEIVNQV
- a CDS encoding DDE-type integrase/transposase/recombinase, with amino-acid sequence MTVKLGVLDTLRALASRLDEAGHGQRQRLVSQAARLLNCSEQTVYRKLKSEIGWTSGRKRRADAGRLTVSEDTALAVAHLMHKATRENGKRIMHMTDARDMMKESGFEDADVSTTTISRAMRRYGCHPDMLAQGKAHVHMRSLHPNHVWQVDPSMCVLFYLPKGGLSVMEESKFYKNKLHNFRKHEQERVWRYVITDHYSGTIYVKYVQAPGESAQGLVDVFLDAISDRGLRDPMHGVPDMLIMDKGSANTAHLFTNLLERLGVKWDTHQAGNPRAKGSVECGNNIVETKFESRLTFLRVQDVAELQDAANRWAQHFNARAIHTRTGKSRNDVWLTITEAQLRLAPALELCRELVTTKPVPAKVTDSLTITHAVKGFGKNEYDLRMLPVVPSMRVQVVVNPYRAPAVDVVVPDPSLPEDPVWTVEPVRKNDVGFWEDGPVFGQDYQAQPDTIADRHVKAIDEAAGTDAKHPRAPQGVDVMADIKPAPEYLPKRGRDLGLDASRRELPPLTVVEAAMQLRARLGDQWSGESYAWLTQRYPDGVPVDEMESIEARFAKRDVTPAPLKLVANGGRS
- a CDS encoding host-nuclease inhibitor Gam family protein → MARTKPNTLVITTANQAEEAMLSLARLTRKIKAIELDAQENIDTIKTNAVNEMEPLKATIKELGDAVCTYATLNKDQLFKGRKSLETPYGVFGWRKATKLLTIAKMNLSDVLERLRELNIMEAIKTKESVDKTVMRDWTDAKLQSVGMRRVVSDEFFLEPNDENVGGES